From a single Calothrix sp. NIES-2098 genomic region:
- a CDS encoding Rieske [2Fe-2S] domain-containing protein, with the protein MHCTSPNSIFNNPRQFVEGWYWALPSRKLKVGRVKAVTLLGRNLAIYRGVSGQVVAVDAYCPHMGAHLAEGKVEGDGIRCFFHNWKYDERGICVDVPSLGKPLPVCIKTWSTAEKYGMIWVWVGEDQPSSLPFVPELEQINCDYILGTQFVKNCHPNVLLINAIDAHHFNTVHNLPLEIVFDSQSLNPNAITFSNTTRGGDDSWLIRLIRPLYRNEVTYSMCYWYGSTGTVTLGPDFLHFYIIFALRMLEGGQTEGQTILVTPKRPGCLGWGVNRGLLWLTQQVGNYFAKGDTQVFQTIQFDLKTPTKADRSILQFIQHVNRQKALTWGTWETVDSPEESDRSSSSTSVMF; encoded by the coding sequence ATGCATTGTACTAGCCCAAATTCAATCTTTAATAATCCGAGACAATTTGTAGAAGGATGGTACTGGGCATTACCATCAAGAAAGTTGAAGGTTGGTAGGGTGAAGGCTGTAACGCTACTGGGTAGAAACTTGGCAATTTATCGAGGAGTTAGCGGTCAGGTGGTAGCGGTGGATGCTTATTGTCCACACATGGGCGCACATTTAGCTGAGGGTAAGGTAGAGGGTGATGGGATTCGCTGCTTCTTTCATAATTGGAAGTATGATGAACGCGGAATTTGTGTAGACGTTCCTTCTCTCGGAAAACCCTTACCTGTGTGTATCAAAACTTGGTCAACGGCAGAAAAGTACGGCATGATTTGGGTGTGGGTGGGAGAAGATCAACCAAGTTCGCTACCCTTTGTGCCTGAATTAGAACAGATAAACTGCGATTATATATTAGGAACTCAGTTTGTCAAAAACTGCCATCCTAATGTGTTGCTGATTAATGCGATTGACGCTCACCACTTTAATACAGTCCACAATTTACCCTTAGAAATTGTATTTGATTCGCAAAGCCTCAATCCTAACGCTATTACCTTCAGTAACACGACACGAGGAGGCGATGACTCCTGGTTAATCCGCCTGATTCGTCCTCTATACCGCAATGAAGTTACTTATAGTATGTGCTATTGGTATGGCAGCACTGGTACTGTGACACTAGGGCCAGATTTTCTGCACTTCTACATCATATTTGCGTTGCGAATGCTCGAAGGTGGTCAAACTGAAGGGCAAACAATATTAGTTACTCCCAAACGACCTGGATGTTTAGGATGGGGTGTAAATCGTGGGTTACTGTGGTTAACGCAGCAGGTTGGTAATTACTTTGCTAAAGGCGATACACAAGTATTTCAAACAATTCAGTTTGATTTGAAGACACCCACCAAAGCAGATCGGTCAATTCTGCAATTTATCCAGCATGTTAATCGCCAGAAAGCCTTAACTTGGGGAACTTGGGAAACTGTTGATAGTCCAGAAGAAAGCGATCGCTCTTCTTCATCTACCTCTGTAATGTTTTAG
- a CDS encoding ferredoxin — protein sequence MSELCIISFPKTDYSPIALQPHQNLSEHLTIQNSPVLFGCRTGICGTCLVEVIGDIAPPQADEQEMLDTLAPHNPNARLACQVELTANVEIHKIEQ from the coding sequence ATGTCTGAACTGTGTATAATTTCTTTTCCAAAAACTGATTATTCTCCCATAGCTCTGCAACCTCATCAAAATTTATCTGAACATCTGACGATTCAAAATTCACCTGTATTGTTTGGTTGTCGAACTGGTATTTGCGGAACTTGCTTAGTTGAGGTTATTGGTGACATTGCTCCACCTCAAGCCGATGAACAGGAAATGTTGGATACATTAGCGCCTCACAATCCCAATGCTCGATTAGCTTGTCAGGTTGAGCTTACAGCTAATGTCGAAATTCACAAAATTGAACAATGA
- a CDS encoding prevent-host-death family protein has protein sequence METVNIEQAQTNLSELLSRVELGEEIIISNQGVAIAKLVPFRASSNRRHSLGQDRGRFVVPEDFNAPLPEDILAAFEGGDK, from the coding sequence ATGGAAACTGTAAATATCGAGCAAGCTCAAACAAATCTCTCAGAACTTTTGTCACGTGTAGAACTTGGAGAAGAAATCATTATCTCTAACCAAGGCGTTGCGATCGCAAAGTTGGTTCCGTTTCGTGCCTCATCAAATCGACGCCATAGCCTAGGACAAGATCGAGGACGTTTCGTAGTTCCAGAAGACTTTAACGCTCCCTTGCCAGAAGATATTTTGGCGGCATTTGAGGGCGGTGACAAGTGA
- a CDS encoding PilT domain-containing protein: MKLLLDSQCWLWWFAQPERLNEEAIAQIANEANELWLSVASIWEIGIKVSIGKLPLPDSLDSYFSNRMAQLGVRSLEITASHALQAAALPLHHRDPFDRMLIAQAQIEAMTLVSADSIFSQYNISLLWAGNS, translated from the coding sequence GTGAAACTCTTGCTAGATAGCCAGTGCTGGTTATGGTGGTTTGCTCAACCAGAACGTTTAAATGAAGAGGCGATCGCTCAAATTGCCAATGAGGCTAATGAACTATGGCTCTCAGTTGCCAGTATTTGGGAAATAGGAATAAAAGTTTCGATCGGAAAGTTACCACTGCCAGATTCTCTCGACAGTTATTTTTCTAATCGGATGGCGCAGTTGGGAGTGCGATCGCTTGAGATTACAGCGTCTCATGCTCTACAAGCGGCTGCATTACCTTTGCATCATCGAGATCCTTTTGACAGAATGTTGATTGCACAGGCTCAGATAGAAGCCATGACGCTTGTAAGTGCCGATTCAATTTTTAGCCAATACAATATTTCACTACTTTGGGCAGGTAACTCGTGA
- a CDS encoding aldehyde dehydrogenase, protein MVTATVPGQQVKIGPTQLLINNEWVESVSGRRFETINPATGEAICTVAEADAADVDKAVQAARKAFTSGDWRKMSATQRGELLYKLADLIEENIDELARLETLDNGKPLHDSLGDLGLVIACYRYYAGWADKVQGKTIPINGPYFCYTRHEPVGVVGQIIPWNFPLLMQAWKLAPALATGNTVVMKTAEQTPLSALQVGELIVEAGFPPGVVNILSGYGPTAGAAISRHMDIDKVAFTGSTEVGHLIMEAAAKSNLKRVTLELGGKSPNIVFADADMRQAIEGAHQALFFNQGQCCCAGSRLFVEEKCYDDFVSLAVERAKKRAVGDPFDSNTEQGPQVDKEQFDKVMGYIESGMREGAQMLCGGTRVGDKGFFIAPTVFTDVRDDMKIAQEEIFGPVMSVIKFRDIDEVIQRANNTMYGLAAAVWTQDITKAHAIANNVRAGTVWVNCYDVFDAAAPFGGFKQSGIGRELGEYGLQQYTEVKTVTIKL, encoded by the coding sequence ATGGTTACAGCAACAGTACCAGGTCAACAGGTCAAAATCGGCCCAACTCAGCTGCTGATTAATAACGAATGGGTAGAAAGTGTCAGCGGCCGCCGGTTTGAAACTATTAACCCAGCTACAGGCGAAGCTATCTGCACAGTAGCAGAGGCAGACGCCGCAGATGTAGATAAAGCTGTGCAAGCAGCGCGTAAGGCCTTTACCAGCGGGGATTGGCGGAAGATGTCTGCTACCCAGCGCGGAGAGTTACTTTACAAGCTAGCTGACTTAATTGAAGAGAATATTGATGAGTTGGCACGGCTGGAAACTCTAGATAATGGCAAGCCTTTACACGATTCCTTGGGTGACTTGGGGTTAGTTATCGCTTGCTACCGCTATTATGCAGGCTGGGCTGATAAGGTGCAAGGTAAAACTATTCCGATCAATGGCCCTTATTTCTGCTATACACGCCATGAGCCTGTGGGTGTGGTTGGTCAAATTATCCCGTGGAATTTCCCACTGTTGATGCAGGCGTGGAAGTTAGCACCAGCTTTGGCTACGGGTAATACTGTGGTGATGAAAACGGCTGAACAAACACCTTTATCTGCTCTGCAGGTAGGTGAGTTGATTGTTGAAGCTGGCTTCCCGCCTGGTGTGGTGAATATACTTTCAGGATACGGCCCAACGGCTGGGGCTGCTATTTCTCGCCACATGGATATTGACAAAGTAGCGTTTACTGGGTCAACTGAGGTAGGGCATCTCATTATGGAAGCTGCTGCCAAGAGTAACCTGAAGCGCGTTACTTTGGAATTGGGTGGTAAGAGTCCTAACATCGTCTTTGCTGATGCTGATATGCGTCAAGCAATAGAAGGTGCCCACCAAGCTTTATTCTTCAATCAAGGACAATGTTGCTGCGCTGGTTCTCGGTTATTTGTGGAAGAAAAATGTTACGACGATTTTGTCTCCTTGGCTGTAGAAAGAGCTAAAAAGCGAGCTGTGGGCGATCCTTTCGATAGCAACACAGAACAAGGGCCGCAAGTAGACAAAGAGCAATTTGACAAAGTGATGGGTTACATCGAGTCAGGAATGCGCGAAGGTGCTCAAATGCTTTGCGGTGGTACTCGTGTAGGAGATAAAGGTTTCTTTATTGCGCCTACAGTGTTTACTGATGTCCGCGATGACATGAAGATTGCTCAAGAGGAAATCTTTGGCCCTGTGATGAGCGTCATCAAATTCAGGGATATTGATGAGGTGATTCAACGGGCAAATAATACTATGTACGGACTCGCCGCTGCCGTGTGGACTCAAGATATTACTAAAGCTCACGCGATCGCAAACAATGTTCGTGCTGGTACAGTTTGGGTAAATTGCTACGACGTGTTCGACGCCGCCGCACCCTTTGGTGGTTTCAAACAATCTGGTATTGGTCGGGAATTGGGCGAGTACGGCTTGCAACAATATACCGAAGTTAAAACCGTCACCATCAAACTGTAA
- a CDS encoding extracellular solute-binding protein: protein MINAIASKFRQLIIAWKSNTAYFYRGNGKNKSKHSAKRHIWLVLLGGIMALLLVLSVANPGLAQKPEPEQSSKSFLVATRAIPPFVFDNKGELSGFSIDLWRSIATKLGIESKFVEYSTVPDLLAGVKDGKANVGIAAISITAERQENFDFSLPMFAAGLQIMVRPPEANGGAFSNITQLLFSATLLQVIGIALLLIVVAAHVIWLSERNHKEGMIDKSYFPGIFKACWWAAATLATQADEMPKGVVGRVIAIIWMFIGVLFVAYFTAAATTSLTVQQLQGDIRSVDDLPGKLVATTAGSTAAKYLREQKISVLEVPKIEQAYEALQNKKADAVVFDAPVLLFYAANEGHGKVEIVGSVFREENYGIVLPNNSPYRKQINSALLSLREDGTYQSLYDKWFDAKKS, encoded by the coding sequence ATGATAAATGCGATCGCTAGTAAATTTCGCCAATTAATAATCGCTTGGAAAAGCAATACTGCTTACTTTTACAGAGGTAACGGTAAAAACAAAAGCAAGCATTCCGCAAAACGGCATATCTGGCTAGTATTATTAGGCGGAATTATGGCGCTATTGCTGGTGCTGTCGGTAGCGAACCCAGGACTAGCGCAAAAACCCGAACCCGAACAATCATCAAAATCATTTCTTGTCGCTACACGTGCGATCCCACCCTTTGTATTTGACAACAAAGGTGAACTATCAGGCTTCAGTATCGATCTCTGGCGCAGTATTGCTACCAAGTTAGGCATAGAGTCTAAATTTGTTGAGTATTCAACTGTACCGGATCTGCTGGCTGGTGTTAAAGATGGCAAAGCAAACGTAGGAATTGCAGCGATTTCCATTACCGCCGAACGCCAAGAGAATTTTGATTTTTCTTTACCGATGTTTGCGGCTGGACTGCAAATCATGGTAAGACCCCCAGAAGCAAATGGTGGAGCCTTTTCTAACATTACGCAATTGTTGTTTTCTGCCACGCTTTTGCAGGTAATTGGCATTGCTTTACTGCTGATTGTCGTAGCAGCTCATGTAATTTGGTTGTCTGAGCGCAATCACAAAGAAGGAATGATTGATAAATCATACTTCCCAGGAATTTTTAAAGCCTGTTGGTGGGCAGCTGCAACATTAGCAACTCAAGCCGACGAAATGCCCAAGGGAGTAGTGGGACGGGTAATAGCAATTATCTGGATGTTTATCGGCGTTTTGTTCGTCGCCTACTTTACAGCCGCCGCTACCACTTCGCTAACTGTACAGCAGCTTCAGGGAGATATCAGAAGCGTAGACGATTTGCCAGGTAAGCTAGTAGCAACAACAGCAGGTAGCACAGCCGCCAAATATCTGCGCGAACAAAAAATTTCTGTCTTAGAAGTCCCCAAGATTGAGCAAGCTTATGAGGCTTTACAAAACAAAAAAGCTGATGCTGTAGTCTTTGATGCACCCGTACTGCTATTTTATGCTGCCAATGAAGGTCACGGAAAAGTAGAGATAGTAGGTAGCGTTTTCCGGGAAGAAAACTATGGTATTGTCCTGCCTAATAACAGTCCCTACCGCAAACAAATTAATAGCGCATTGTTGAGTCTCAGAGAAGATGGCACTTATCAATCACTTTATGATAAGTGGTTTGATGCGAAGAAATCTTGA
- a CDS encoding MazG family protein, with protein sequence MNDTLAALQELIEVVAKLRSPDGGCPWDLAQTPESLTPYVIEEAYEVVDAIKSGERKAIAEELGDLLLQVVLQAQIASESGQFSLKEVAEGISQKLIRRHPHVFGDVEVASVEEVRQNWEEIKAAEKGEPSPENQKLSAKLSRYGRSLPPLMAAMKISQKAAAVGFEWENIEGVWAKFHEELAEFRQALAEESPEAQQAEFGDLLFAAIQLARWNNLDPSAGLQGTNQRFIQRLQKMEAVVDRPLSDYSLEELEALWQQAKAQIAQEG encoded by the coding sequence ATGAATGATACTTTAGCGGCATTACAGGAATTGATTGAGGTGGTGGCGAAATTGCGATCGCCTGATGGTGGTTGTCCTTGGGATTTGGCGCAAACACCGGAGAGTTTGACACCTTATGTAATCGAGGAAGCTTATGAGGTGGTGGATGCGATTAAGAGTGGCGAACGAAAGGCGATCGCGGAAGAATTAGGCGATTTATTATTACAGGTAGTCTTACAAGCCCAAATCGCTAGCGAATCAGGACAATTTTCTCTTAAAGAAGTTGCTGAAGGCATTTCCCAAAAGTTAATTCGCCGTCATCCCCACGTGTTTGGTGATGTGGAAGTGGCGAGTGTTGAAGAAGTGCGACAAAATTGGGAAGAAATCAAAGCCGCAGAAAAAGGCGAACCATCTCCAGAAAATCAAAAACTCAGTGCGAAACTCAGTCGTTATGGGCGTAGCCTTCCCCCATTAATGGCGGCGATGAAAATTTCCCAAAAAGCTGCGGCGGTAGGGTTTGAGTGGGAAAACATTGAGGGGGTGTGGGCTAAGTTCCATGAAGAATTGGCAGAATTTCGCCAGGCTTTAGCCGAAGAAAGCCCAGAAGCACAACAAGCCGAATTTGGAGATTTACTATTTGCAGCAATTCAGCTAGCGCGCTGGAATAACCTCGATCCTAGCGCTGGTTTGCAAGGCACAAATCAGCGATTTATTCAAAGGTTACAAAAAATGGAGGCAGTTGTTGACCGCCCCCTTTCAGATTACAGTTTGGAAGAGTTGGAAGCTTTGTGGCAACAGGCAAAAGCCCAAATTGCTCAGGAAGGGTGA